Proteins encoded by one window of Halomonas sp. Bachu 37:
- the msbA gene encoding lipid A export permease/ATP-binding protein MsbA, producing MTHESGWTLYKRLLGYVKPHWRAFALATLGYVIYAASSTALAEMMKRLIDGIQNPDAGFRLFLPLFVVIMFAARGLGTFLGTYFMTSVARHVIHALRCNVFNHLLHLPGEFFDHHSSGHLVSRVTYHVEQVAGAATKAITILLREGLFVIGLLAYLLWTNWLLTLLFLAVTPLIAGVVSYASKRFRRISRRIQHTMGDVTHVASEALSGYRVVRTHGAEEYEKQRFARVSEENRRQSMKEAVTKATSTPVIQLLVALSLALLVWVAMAPSLIAEMTPGEFVAFITAAALMAKPVRQLTEINSEIQKGIAAAGELFGLLEVPAERDDGDHEVSRLRGKIVLSELGFRYAEEQPEVLQGINLEVEPGEMVAIVGRSGSGKSTLVSLLPRFYHPSHGKIYLDDVPLERYRLGPLRRQIALVSQQVTLFNATVAENIAYGASNPDPAAIEAAARAAYAHEFIEQLPQGYATPVGENGVMLSGGQRQRLAIARAIFKDAPVLILDEATSALDTESERYIQKALEAVCQGRTTLVIAHRLSTIERADRIVVMDQGRLVEQGTHAQLLARDGAYAALHKLQFQDAHEPE from the coding sequence TTGACTCACGAATCTGGTTGGACGCTCTACAAACGCCTGCTGGGCTACGTCAAACCCCACTGGCGGGCTTTTGCCTTGGCGACACTGGGCTATGTCATCTATGCGGCTTCGAGCACGGCGTTGGCGGAAATGATGAAGCGCCTGATCGATGGCATACAGAACCCCGATGCTGGTTTTCGCCTGTTTTTGCCCCTGTTCGTCGTCATCATGTTCGCCGCCCGTGGCCTGGGCACTTTTCTCGGCACTTATTTCATGACATCGGTGGCGCGTCACGTCATCCATGCGCTGCGCTGTAATGTATTCAATCATTTACTGCACTTACCGGGTGAGTTCTTCGATCACCACTCAAGTGGGCATCTGGTTTCCCGGGTGACCTACCACGTGGAACAGGTAGCCGGCGCGGCGACCAAGGCCATTACCATACTGCTGCGCGAAGGGTTGTTTGTCATTGGACTACTGGCCTATCTGCTGTGGACCAACTGGCTGCTGACACTGCTGTTTCTCGCCGTCACGCCGTTGATCGCCGGAGTGGTCAGCTATGCCAGCAAGCGTTTCCGGCGCATATCCCGGCGCATCCAGCACACCATGGGGGACGTGACCCATGTGGCTTCCGAGGCCTTGTCGGGCTATCGGGTGGTGCGAACCCACGGGGCCGAAGAGTACGAGAAGCAGCGCTTTGCCAGGGTCAGCGAGGAGAATCGCCGGCAGAGCATGAAAGAGGCGGTTACCAAGGCCACCAGTACACCGGTGATCCAGCTGCTGGTGGCGCTTTCCCTGGCCCTGCTGGTTTGGGTGGCGATGGCGCCGAGCCTGATTGCCGAAATGACGCCGGGGGAATTCGTGGCCTTTATTACTGCGGCGGCGTTGATGGCCAAGCCCGTTCGCCAATTGACCGAAATAAACAGCGAAATCCAGAAAGGTATCGCCGCGGCGGGGGAGCTTTTCGGTCTGCTCGAAGTGCCGGCGGAGCGCGATGACGGCGATCATGAAGTGTCGCGCCTGCGTGGCAAGATCGTCTTGAGCGAGCTGGGCTTTCGCTACGCCGAGGAACAACCGGAAGTCCTGCAGGGAATCAATCTGGAGGTCGAGCCGGGCGAGATGGTGGCGATTGTCGGTCGTTCCGGCAGTGGCAAGTCGACCCTGGTCAGCTTGTTGCCGCGCTTCTATCATCCCAGCCACGGAAAGATCTATCTCGATGACGTGCCGCTGGAGCGCTACCGTCTGGGCCCCTTGCGCCGTCAGATCGCCCTGGTTTCTCAACAGGTCACGCTGTTCAACGCCACGGTAGCGGAGAATATCGCTTACGGCGCATCCAATCCCGACCCGGCGGCAATCGAGGCCGCGGCGCGTGCGGCCTATGCTCATGAATTCATCGAACAGCTGCCTCAAGGCTACGCCACTCCGGTGGGAGAGAACGGCGTCATGCTCTCGGGCGGCCAGCGCCAGCGCCTGGCGATCGCCCGTGCCATCTTCAAGGACGCCCCCGTTCTGATTCTGGATGAGGCCACCTCCGCACTCGATACCGAATCCGAGCGCTATATCCAGAAGGCGCTCGAGGCGGTGTGCCAGGGGCGCACCACCTTGGTCATCGCGCACCGACTTTCGACCATCGAACGCGCCGATCGAATCGTGGTGATGGACCAGGGACGGCTCGTTGAGCAGGGTACCCACGCGCAATTGCTGGCTCGAGACGGCGCCTATGCGGCGCTGCATAAACTGCAGTTTCAGGACGCCCATGAGCCCGAGTGA
- a CDS encoding DNA internalization-related competence protein ComEC/Rec2 → MQTGVAVPVVVAALLGVGLALPGNVYWVSPFLFLASVALILLPAVWRHPWRLLLVLALVLASASIHLQRGGVLPLGLSGEDLQVEAVILEHDQQPNSQRLLLAVKSCHAPSARPDCNALRRARVSFYSSIEMDVGERWRLTLRLRPPRGFVNPDTFDYEAWLWREGIQATGYVRAAPAPVRLAPPSPSLRQMALDYLDRQPVSGQARRWLAALTLGASERLEPEDWELLNASGTTHLVVISGLHIGLITAFALLLSRIVARLVTPLNWRLRAWPWWAAGSAAIGYTALSGMSPPALRAMIMALVGLWVASGRHAPGPWQGWWLALAIVVLLDPLAVWRPGMWLSFLAVAWLIVIWQGRKRPQGWRGWLWGLTRTQLLLAPLMAAAVLLAFSRVAPAAPVINLVAVPWVSMILVPLALVGWLVAWVPGLGTLCWWLFAQALEPLIVALEAGVQWFPLWQPPGEWLVPLALGLGLLALAWGLPSLPGALRLGTTGLLGALLLVSEPDARPPGLLTVRIHDVGQGQLIDLRSANYRLLYDTGPRFGSGFMPLSGLWPPGQSFDTVIISHADNDHAGGVTAMDEHQVKNVLAPQGETVGLPFTPCFAGQNWKRDDVSYRIVWPPRGENTLPANARSCVLEVSVGQQRLLITGDVGTDEERRFLAQLEPGVDVLVAGHHGSRSSSGAQFVQQMTPTHVIFSAGRDNAFQHPDNDVVRRFRREQSCLWNTAHDGAIDVELGRGDGVRVSSMRSVFHGLPRC, encoded by the coding sequence GTGCAGACAGGCGTGGCTGTCCCGGTGGTGGTTGCCGCATTGCTTGGCGTAGGCCTCGCCCTGCCAGGCAATGTCTATTGGGTTTCACCGTTTCTGTTTTTAGCGAGCGTGGCGCTCATCCTGCTGCCGGCCGTATGGCGCCACCCCTGGCGATTGCTGTTGGTGCTTGCCTTGGTCCTGGCGTCGGCGAGCATCCACCTTCAACGGGGAGGTGTTCTGCCCTTGGGCTTGAGCGGCGAAGATCTTCAGGTTGAAGCTGTGATCCTCGAACATGATCAGCAGCCCAACTCCCAGCGGCTCTTGCTTGCAGTGAAATCCTGTCATGCCCCATCGGCAAGGCCGGACTGCAATGCATTGCGCCGAGCTCGGGTAAGCTTCTATTCGTCTATTGAAATGGATGTGGGCGAGCGCTGGCGTTTGACGCTGCGCCTGCGTCCGCCACGGGGGTTCGTCAATCCCGACACCTTCGATTATGAGGCCTGGTTGTGGCGCGAGGGAATCCAGGCCACAGGCTATGTGCGCGCCGCCCCGGCTCCCGTTCGCCTGGCTCCGCCGTCACCTTCCTTGCGGCAAATGGCCCTGGACTACCTGGATCGACAACCTGTTTCTGGACAGGCGCGTCGCTGGCTGGCGGCCTTGACACTAGGGGCGAGCGAACGGCTTGAACCGGAGGATTGGGAGCTGCTCAATGCCAGCGGCACTACGCATTTGGTGGTGATTTCCGGCTTGCATATTGGTCTGATCACCGCGTTTGCGTTGCTTTTGAGCCGGATCGTGGCTCGCCTGGTGACCCCGCTGAATTGGCGCTTGCGAGCGTGGCCGTGGTGGGCGGCGGGAAGTGCTGCCATCGGCTATACCGCCTTGTCGGGTATGTCGCCCCCGGCATTGCGCGCCATGATCATGGCATTGGTCGGGTTATGGGTGGCCAGCGGCCGTCACGCGCCGGGTCCCTGGCAGGGGTGGTGGCTGGCCCTTGCCATCGTTGTATTGCTCGATCCCCTGGCCGTGTGGCGCCCGGGCATGTGGCTATCGTTTCTGGCCGTGGCGTGGCTGATCGTGATCTGGCAGGGACGAAAACGGCCCCAAGGGTGGCGCGGCTGGCTGTGGGGACTGACACGCACCCAGCTGTTACTGGCTCCGCTGATGGCGGCAGCGGTATTGCTGGCGTTTTCGCGTGTCGCTCCGGCAGCCCCGGTGATCAATCTGGTCGCGGTGCCCTGGGTGAGCATGATACTGGTGCCGCTGGCGCTTGTGGGCTGGTTGGTGGCGTGGGTGCCCGGGCTGGGGACGCTTTGCTGGTGGCTATTCGCCCAGGCGCTCGAGCCGTTGATCGTCGCGCTCGAAGCCGGCGTGCAATGGTTTCCCTTGTGGCAGCCACCAGGCGAATGGCTTGTGCCGTTGGCGCTGGGGTTGGGCCTGCTGGCGTTGGCTTGGGGTTTACCTAGCTTGCCCGGTGCATTACGCCTGGGGACCACGGGACTTCTGGGGGCGTTGCTGCTGGTGAGCGAGCCCGACGCGAGACCGCCGGGCCTGCTTACGGTGCGTATCCATGACGTGGGCCAAGGGCAATTGATCGACCTGCGTTCGGCGAACTATCGCCTGCTTTACGATACCGGGCCTCGCTTCGGCTCCGGCTTCATGCCCTTGAGCGGGCTGTGGCCACCCGGGCAGTCTTTCGATACGGTCATTATCAGCCATGCCGATAACGACCACGCCGGAGGCGTGACAGCGATGGATGAACATCAGGTCAAGAACGTGCTGGCGCCGCAAGGGGAAACCGTTGGTCTGCCGTTCACCCCCTGCTTTGCCGGGCAGAACTGGAAGCGTGATGATGTTTCCTATCGCATTGTATGGCCGCCTCGGGGGGAGAATACGCTGCCGGCCAATGCGCGCTCCTGCGTGCTGGAAGTCTCGGTGGGCCAGCAGCGCCTGCTGATCACCGGAGACGTGGGCACCGACGAAGAAAGACGCTTTCTGGCGCAGCTCGAGCCAGGTGTCGATGTGCTGGTGGCGGGCCATCATGGCAGCCGGAGCAGTTCGGGAGCGCAATTCGTCCAGCAGATGACGCCCACCCACGTGATCTTCAGCGCCGGTCGTGATAACGCCTTCCAGCATCCCGACAACGACGTGGTGAGGCGGTTTCGCCGTGAGCAGAGCTGCCTTTGGAATACCGCTCATGATGGTGCCATCGATGTGGAGCTGGGGCGCGGGGATGGCGTTCGGGTGAGCTCGATGCGTTCCGTCTTCCATGGCCTCCCGCGGTGTTGA
- a CDS encoding DUF2062 domain-containing protein, with protein sequence MPRRFLQRHMPKPDTLRRQRSLRLLAPLIADPALWVLSRRSVANAFSVGLFCAMLPIPFQMGAAALGSWLSRCNLALSVGLVWITNPLTMPLIFYGNYRLGSWLIDTPLREPPSRISTRWIAEQMTDIMPALILGSLVTAVCLALVANVMIRLLWRWHVSRHWKLRRLKRRQRRERIESEFDDLNG encoded by the coding sequence ATGCCGCGCCGGTTTCTGCAGCGCCACATGCCCAAGCCCGATACCTTACGGCGCCAACGTTCGCTGCGCTTGCTGGCCCCATTGATCGCCGATCCGGCATTATGGGTACTGTCGCGACGCAGCGTGGCCAACGCCTTCAGTGTGGGCCTGTTTTGCGCGATGCTGCCCATTCCCTTCCAGATGGGAGCGGCCGCGCTGGGCTCCTGGTTGAGCCGCTGCAATCTGGCGCTCTCGGTAGGACTGGTCTGGATTACCAATCCCTTGACCATGCCATTGATTTTCTATGGCAACTACCGTCTGGGTAGCTGGCTGATCGATACTCCCTTGCGCGAGCCCCCCAGCCGCATCTCCACTCGCTGGATCGCCGAGCAGATGACCGACATCATGCCGGCGCTGATACTCGGCTCCCTGGTGACGGCGGTATGCCTCGCCCTGGTAGCCAACGTCATGATTCGGCTGCTCTGGCGATGGCATGTATCGCGCCACTGGAAACTGCGCCGGCTTAAGCGACGCCAGCGTCGAGAGCGCATCGAATCGGAATTCGATGACTTGAACGGTTAG